The DNA sequence CTTCAAAGGCGAGCTGAAAGCCCTCCCGACCGGCTTGGCCGCCCTGGGCGGCAGCATGTGTGGCATCACCATCAGCTACGTTCTGGGCCGCACCACAGGGTATCCGCTGCTGCACAAGTATGGGCGCTATGTGCGCATCTCCCAGAAGGAGATCGATCGAGTTCACGACTTCTACCATCGGACGGGCGGGCTCGCGCTGACGTTCGGCTACTTCATTGCCGGAGTGCGGCATCTGACGGCGTACGTGGCCGGTGCGTCGAAGCTGGAGTGGCCCGTGTTCGCGGCGTTTGCCTATGGCGGCGCACTGTTGTGGGCGAGCACATTCCTGACGCTGGGCTACCTGCTGGGCGACCGGTGGAGCGAGATTCTGGCCGTGGCTCATCGCTTCGGGCTGGCGGCCGGCATCGTGCTGGGCGTGGCGGCGGCTGGCTACGGCTGGTGGTGGTGGAGACGGCGGTCCCGCGGCAATACTAACGGCGCGCCAACCACTTGATGATCGCTTCGGCTTGCGTGAGCGCCACATAGTGGCCGCCATCCTTCACCGGGACGAATTCCGCGTTGGGGATGACGCCGGCCAGATACTCCGAGTTGCGGATGGAGGCGATGCGGTCCTGATCGCCGTGCCAGAGGCGCACGGGTACACGGATGGACTCGAACTCGACGCCCCAGTCGCGGCTCATCAGCAGCAGATCATGAACCAGACCGCTGGTGCCCTGGCGGAATGCCTCAGCCCGATTGATCACCATCATGTCGACGACATCGTCGCGGCTGAGGATCCGGGCGTCGGAGGGCACCTCTTCCCGTGCGTGATCGAGTTCAAACCCGCGAGGGTTCGCCTGGCGCCTGGCGTCCAGTTGCTGCAGGCGGCGGCCCATGAGTCCGGGCAGCCATCCGGCGAGCCGGACCTGGAAGAGCCATGCACGTGGTGCGGCCAGACGCAGTTCCTCGACTCCGAGCGCCGTGATGGGCGCGGCGATGGCTACACGGTCGACGCGGTCGGGTAGATGGGCCGCGATGGCCAGGGCCAGGGGCGCACCGGCCGACCAGCCCATCACACTGAATTTCTCGGCGCCCAGTTGTTCGGCGAGTTCACCCGCATCGTTGGCCCAGTCGACGTAGCTGCCGATGTCGTCGGAGGCGGAGAGGCCCACCCCTGGACGATCGACGCCGATCCACCGGATTCCGAAGCGGCGTAGCATCCGCTCATCCGCGATCATCTCCAGACGAGATCCGAGAAAGCCGTGAAAGTAGAGAACGGGGTAGCCTCCTGCGTCGCCGCGTTCCACGATGCCGATGCGGCGGCCGTCGCGCAGCACGATGGTGCGGCCTGGCGTGCCGGTGTCTCTGGGTTCCGGCAACGGTCCCGGGCCTTTCAGATACCAGCCCGCACCCAAAGCGAGGCACATCGCCACCGCCAACACCACCCACCGGCGTTTCATGAGTGTTTCAATACCTCGCGGGCGCAGTTGTATCCGGGGGCCGCCATGACGCCGCCGCCGGGGTGGGCTCCGGATCCGCAGAGGTACAGCCCGTCGACCGGTGTGCGGTAGCGGGCCCAGCCCGCGACTGGCCGCATCACGAACATCTGCTCGAAGCTCATCTCGCCGTGGAAGATATTACCTCCAGTGAGGCCGAAGCGGCGCTCCAGATCCAGCGGCGTGAGCACCTGCATGTCCACCACGACGTCCCGGATGTTCGGGCAGTATTCGGCGATGAGATCGACGATATGGCTGCCGTAGGGTTCGCGCAACTCGTCCCACGATGTTGTGCCCTGGCCGTTGTCAAAGCCCCCGCCACCGGCGGCCGGTTGTTTCAGCGTGTAGGGTGCGTACTGGAGGAACGCCCCCATGACGTGGTGACCGGACGGTGCCAGGCTGGGGTCGTAGGTCGTCGGTATAGTGAGCTCAATGAGCGGGCGCTGCGACGGCCGGCCGTACTTGGCATCATCCCAGGCCCGTTCCACGTATTCGATGGAGGGGCAGATGTGCATCGTGGCATCGTGCAGCGGCTGCGGCGCACCGGGGTAGCACGAAAACTCGGGCAGGCCCCGCAGCGCGAAGTTGATCTTGAGGGACGTCCCTTCGCAGCGGAACTGCCGGATGGACGCGGCAAACTCGGGTGGCAGCAGGCCGGGATCGAGAATTTCGAGGAACGTGCGCCTGGGATCGAGGTTGGACGCAACCACGGGGGCGTGGTACTCGTCTCCATTCTGGAGCACGACGCCCCGCGCCTTCCCGTGCCGGACAATAATCTGCGCCACCGGTGCGTCGGTCAGGATCGTTGCGCCGTGCTCCCTCGCCGCCGAGGCCAGGGCCTCGGAAACCGCGCCCATGCCGCCGCGGACAAAACCCCACAGCCCACGGTGGCCGGCCACGCCGCCCATGCAGTGGTGCAGCAGGATGTATGCGGTGCCAGGCGACCGGGGGCCACCGTTGGCGCCAATCACGCCATCGGTGGCGAGCGTCACCTTGATCTCGGGCGACTCGAACCACTCATCCAGAAAATCGCTGGCGCTCATCGAGAAGATCTTCACCAGGCCGGTCATCTCGGCAATGGTAAGGCCGCGCAGTCGGCCGGCGATGCGCAGCCAATCGATCAGCGCACCGATTCCATCCGGAGGGAAGGGCGGCGGCGTGGTGAGCAGCAGGCTTTCCACAACCTGGGCGAGCTTCTCCAGATGGGCCTCATAGGCGGCAAAGCGCCGGGCGTCGCGGGGGGAGAATTTCGCGAGTTCGTCGAGTGTCTTTTGGCCATCCTGCCAGAAGAAGAGATGGCGGCCATCGGGAAAGGCGCTGAAGAAGGCAGGATCCTTGGCGTCGACGCGATAGCCGTGGCGCTCCAGTTGCAGGTCGTTGATGACGCGTTCCTGCAGCAGGCTGGTGAGGTAAGAGGCGGTGGAGATTCGGTACCCGGGCCAGATTTCTTCCGTCACCGCGCAGCCGCCGACGAGGCTCCGGCGCTCTAAGACGAGAACTCTCCTGCCCGCCTTGCCAAGGTAGGCGGCGCAGGTGAGGCCATTGTGGCCTCCGCCGATGACAATTGCGTCAAACTGGCCTGGGTTCACTGCAGTTGAGACTACCAACGCGGCGAGCCGCCTGCAACAATGGAGGAACCATCTGCCGGGCCGCCATGAGCACGCGTCAACACCTGATCGAGCAACTGCGCGACTATCGCGCCTTCAATTCGCATGAAGAGGCGATGCGCGCGCGCATCCTGGCCTTCGTCGAGGCGCATGACGACTGTTTCGAACGCTCCCTGAGCATTGGGCACATCACGGCATCGGCCTGGGTGTTGAGCCAGGATTCCGCGCGCACCCTGCTCGTGCATCATGCGCGCCTGGACAAATGGCTGCAGCCGGGCGGGCACTGCGACGGCAGCCCGGATGTGCTGGCTTCGGCCATGCGGGAAGTGTTGGAAGAGACGGGCGTGGCGGCCGTACTCGCGCACGAGGGCATCTTCGACGTGGACGCGCACGATATCCCGGCGCGCAAGAATGAAGCTGCCCACGTCCACTACGACGTCCGGTTCCTGTTGAGGGCAGACCAGGGTATCCCGCTGGTGGTGAGCGAGGAGTCGCGCGCCGTGGCCTGGGTGCCTCTGGACGAGGTCCGCCTGTTGAATACAGACGAATCGGTGCTGCGGCTGGTGGAGAAAACGCGGCGCGACGGCGCGTAACTCCGGGCCGTCAGTCGCGGTTAACGCGCCTCGTTCCACCACCACAGCGCGGGCAAGGGTTTGGCGCGCGGCCAGACCTGATCCAGTGTGTCGGCTTCGAAGAGCTCGCCGTCCTTCATCACATACCGGATGGCGGTGGTGTTGTGGATGTCCTCCAGTGGATTCTTCTTCAAGATCACCAGGTCGGCGAGTTTGCCCGGTTCGAGGCTGCCCAGATCCTGGGCCAGGCCCAGCGCTTCGGCTCCATTCAGTGTCGCTGCCCGCAGCGCCTCCAGGTTGGTGAGTTTGCCTGCGTGCAACGACCAGAGCTCCCAGTGATAGCTGAGTCCCTGGAATTCACCGTGTCCGCCGACGCACACCTTGCCCCCGGCGCGCAGGATGGCCGCCGCGCCCTGCGCCGTGGTGGCATTCACATATTCGTCGTTGCGGAACCAGGTCATGCGCGTCCCCTTCTTGTCGAGGATGTCGTGAGGGATGAAGCGCCGGACCTTCGGGTCGTCATGGACGCCCGTTGTCTGGAGGTAGTAATTCTCCGTGCCCGGACCGTCATAGCCCTCGATGATGTAGGTGGGCGTGTAGAAGATGCCCGACCGCGCCACCAGTTGGATGACGTCGTTGTAAAGAGGGAATACCGGGAACTGGTGCTCATTGCCGCTGAAGCCGTCGATGACATGGGTCATGTCCAGCACCATGTCGGCGGCACCTTCGGTGGTGGGCATCATCCCCAGACGCGCCGATGCCTCGGTGACGAACTCGCGTTGGCGCCGGTTGCCGACCATGTAGGACTTCACCATCCGCGTGGCGTAATAGTCCTTGTACCTGGCAATGACGTCGGAGGCCTCATCGGCGGATTGGAAATCGTTGACGTAGAAGATGCCGGGCCCTGTGGAGTAGGCGCGCGGACCCGGAATCGCGCCGGTCTCCACCAGTTCCTGGTAAGGGAAGATGTCATTGGTGAAGGTCTGGGGATCGCGCCCGGTGGTGATGCCGTAGGCGAGGGTGGCGAGAAACCCCCAGTTCTGCAGATCGAGGATGCCGCGCCGCACCTGGAACCAATGGGCGTGGGTATCAATGAACCCGGGCACGATGGTATGGCCCGAGACGTCCATCACCTTCGTGCCGGGCGCGGCATGGGCCGAACCCCGCGGACCGATGGAGACGATGCGGTTGTCGTGGATCAGCAGGTCTGCGTTGGGTAGCACCTCGTCGCCCCGCATGGTGATGACGCGCGCACCCCGCAGGAGAATGGTGCCCTGGACGCGATGCCGGCGCACTTCCACGCTCGCCCGGATCTCGACTGGGTGCAACGCCTTCGCCCACTGATGGCTGTTGGGCTTCGCAGTGCTCGCGGAATTCGAGGCCACGTCCGCCAGCGGCAGGCGGAAGAAGCTCGCCCCCAGCGACCATCCAATGGTCTGGCCGTCGTCGCACCACTGGACCTCGTCGGCGCCCGCCGTGGTCAGCCGCGCGATGGCGACAGAAGGTGCATCGACGTCCAGGCTGATGGGTGTCCCTACCATGGCCTGATTCAGGAGGAAGAGCTGATTGCGGTAGATGGCGAGCGCGCGGTGCCCGTCGGGGCTCATGCACAACGCCACGCCGGGTGAGAACTCAGCACCCCACAGGTTCTTCCCGTGAATGGAGAACGCGGTGCGGCGATCACTGCCGTCCCAGCGCAGGGAGAGGAGACTGTACTCAGCAGCCAGCGGGCCCTGCGACTTCGTATAGGTGACGTGGATGCGTTCCGGGTCGTGCGTGAAGTGGGGCCGGCTGAAGCCCGCCGCCGCCGTGATCACGCTGGCCGCGCCGCCGCCGGCAGGGATCCACACGAGGTCCTGCACATTGATGCCGTGGCCCCATTGATCGGCCTGCGTGATGGCCTGATGCGCGGACGCGCGCAGGGCCACGATCCGCGTAGAGTCGGGCGACCAGGCGATCTCGGCGTAGTAGGCCGGAACCCGGGTGAGCCTCTGCGGCTGGCCGCTGCCGTCCGCGCGGATTTTCCAGATAGCGCCTTCCCCGTTCGCCCAGCTGACATAGGCCAGCCATTGCCCGTCGGGCGACCAGGCGGGGTGAAACTCCGTGCCACCGTCCTGCACCATGCGGCGCGGGGTTCCGTTGTTCACGTCCATGACGTACAAGCGCGTGAGGGCCGAAAAGGCCAGGCGTCTCCCGTCGGGCGAAAGTGATGCCCCCTGGATCACGCGCGCCCGCACAGGCCCCTCCTCAACACGGGCAGGGAAGTGCAGACGGGGACCAAGCTCCCGCCGAACGGTCGCCGTGAACGCGATGGGGACGTCCTTGCCCGTTGTCAGATCCAACCGGTGAAACTGGCCGCCCCAGGAGAGAACAATCTCGCGGCCGCCCGGCAAGAAGGCATAACCGGGCAGAAGGTCGCGGGTGGCGAAGTACGATTCCTGATTGTCGTGCTGGACGGGGGCTTTCAGCCAGCGGTCTTCGCCGGTAGCCAGATCGCGAATCCGCAGGGCCGTCTCGGAATCGCGGCGTGTGGCGTAGATCAGCTTCCGCCCGTCGGGCGAAACACGGGGCCGGAAGGCGCTGCCTTGCTCGTCCGTGATGATGTCTTCCTGCCCGGTCACCAGACTGCGCCGCGCCACCTGCCAGAGGGGGAACTTCACGCCGGAGGAGAAGTAGCCGGACTTCGTCGCGTAGTAGACGTCGTTAGCGCCCGGCGGCACGGCCGGGCCGAGCGCATTGTGCCACTTGTCAGGCGGCGTCGACTCGTTCGCATTGCTCTTCGTGATCTGCACACCCGATCCGCCGTGAACGTCGTATTGCCAGAGCTCGAAGGCGGACCTGTAGAACTCGGGCTTCTTCTGGGAGACGAGGATGAAGTTGCCGTCCGCCGACCACTCCGGTGACACGAACATCGTATGCGGATCGGTGGTGAGAGCCCGGGCATGCGAGCCATCCGCATCGGCCAGCCACAGGTTGTTCGCGCCGCCGCGGTCGCCGACGAATACGATCTGCCTTCCATCCGGCGAGAAGCGCGGCTGGCTGTCGAACTCCAGGCCGGAGGTGATGGCCTTGGCGGTTCCGCCGCTTACCGGCAACGTGTAGAGGTGGCCGGCGAGGTCGAACAGGATGGACTTGCCATCCGGCGCGGCGTCGACCGACATCCAGGTGCCTTCGTTGGTCTGGAACTCCACCACGCGGGTGGGCTTCAAGGGCAGGCCTTGCTCCGGTGGCGGCGCGGCGCCGGGCTGCAGGGCAGAGCAGATTGCGGCCAGTGCCGCGGAGGTGAGGAGTGCTTTGGTGAGAGTAGTCAAGATTACACACCCAGAATGGAAGGACGAGACCATACCCGCCGCCAAGGCCGGGGCCGTGGCGGCGGGCACCGTGAGCCGTTGCTAGAAGATGAACTTCATCGCAAGCTGAATCTGGCGCGACGTGCCGAACCCGAGAGTGGCGCCAAATGTGTTGAAGACCTTCCCGAAGCTGGCCGTTCCGAACGTGGTGTTCGGCTGCCCGAAGTTGGGATGATTCAGGATGTTGAAGATCTCGGCGCGGAATTCCATCCGCTTCCCTTCGCCCATGGGGGTTTGCTTGAGGACGGAGAAGTCCACCTGCGCGAAGCCGGGCCCGTAGATGGTGTTCCGCGCCAGGTTGCCGAACGTGCCGCTGGCCGGCATGGAAAAAGCAGCCGGGTTCAGCCAGTTGTCGATGCTCTTGTCCGCGGCGTAGGGGCTGACTCCGGCCACCGCGTTCGGGCGCTGATTGGTGAAGTTGAAGTTGCCGTAGGTGTTCGTACCCAGATACACCGTGTTGGCGATGCCGCTGTGGAAGATCGCCAGGCTGGCCACCTGCCAACCACTGACGAGAACACTCCCCGCGCCGTGCAGGTTCGAGAGGAAGTGCTGTCCCTGCCCGACCGGCAGTTCATAGTGCAGGTTGTAGGTGACGTTGTGACGCATGTCTCCTGAACTGTTGCCCCGTTCCGACCGGTAGTCGTTGTTGTTCTGCGGTTGTCCGGAATACAGGCCCTGATCCTGCACATCGTCGATCGCGTGAGCCCAGGTGTAGTTGAATGAGCCCTGGACCCCGCGGCGGTACCGCTGCGTCACCGAGACCTGCAGGCTGTGGTAGGCGTTCTGGCCCGAAGCGGTTTCGACATTCACATCCGCGAAGCCCGAGATGGGCCTCCGGCCCAGCGTGGGATCGTAGAAGTTCAGATTCATGTTCCGCCGCAGATTGAGGCCATGGTTTCCGATGTAGGCCACCTGCACCGCGGTGGATTGTCCGAACTGCCGCTCCATCGTGAGATTCCACTGCTGCGCATAGATGTCCGGCTTGCCCCAGGCAAAACCGGCTACCGTGGGTAGCGGCGCCGTGCCCTGCTGCAGGAACGGCGTCAACGGATAGGACAGCGCTGGGATCTGCTGGCGCACGAAGGAGGTGTTGCCCACGATGTTGTTCACCGGGACTGAGTAGGCGCCGAAGCCCACCGGATAGCTCTGGTAGAAGATCCCGTAACCGGAGCGGATCACGAAACCCTTCGCCGGTTGCCAGGCCAGAGCCACGCGCGGGGCGAAATCGAAGCGGTTCGATTCGAAGTACGAACTGCCCGGCGCGCCGAGCGTGTTGCTCCGCGTGTCGAACGACTGCGTCTTTTCGCCCGGATCGTACGGTGGAGTCTCGTAGTCGTAGCGGATGCCGTAGTCGAGCGTGAGGCCCTTGCGCAGTTGCCAGGTGTCCTGCAGAAACGCGTTCGCCTGGTAGGCCCAGGTGGCGTGCCCGGGATCGCCCACGCTCACCGATGCGCTGGCGGCGCTGTTGTTGATGAAGTCCTGGATCGAGGTGAACGTGATGGACGATGTCGGAATCGACTTCCGGTCCACCTGAATGCGGTAGACGGCGGCGCCCCATTTGATGCTGTGCGCTCCGGTGGTCAGGCTCATTGTATCGCTCACCTGATAGCTGGAGCTGTTTGTGCGTGTCCGGCCGCGCGTGCCGGGAACGATGGTCAAGCCCGTCACGGAAAGCAGCGGATAGGGGTTGTCGGAAATGAGTTGGCTGCCCCAACGCTGCATGCCCGCCAGGAACTCGTTCAGAAACGTCGGAGTGATGATGTGCTCATCGTGTACGGCGACATTCGAAGTGCGGATGGGCACGTTCTGGAAGTCCTGCAGGCCCAGGGCGCTGGTGGTGACTCCGAACAACGGCCCGAAAACGTGCGAGTCATTCACATTCACACGCACATAGGCGAAGTTGCTGTCGTTGAAGCGGTGATCCAGACGCACGCTGGCCGTGTCTTCGCGCACCTGCGAAACCGCTGTGGTGGTGTAGTTGTCCACATACTGGTTGCTGGTGGAACTCGTCCCCAACGGGTATTCCGCAATCAGCGGGGCCAGCGCGGGCGAGGTGGAGACTACCGATTGGCGCAGGAAAGCGCTGGGCGTCGTGCCTGAGCCGGTGATGCCGATCCGCTGCCGCGAGCCCTCATAGTTCGCGAAGAAGAACGACTTGTTGGCCCGGATGGGTCCGCTGATGTTGCCGCCGAAATCGTTGAAGCGGTACTTCGCCTGCGGGCTCGGTTGCTTGTTGAAAAAGTTGCGTGCGTCCAGGAAGTCGTTGCGGAAGAACTCGTAGAAATCGCCATGGAACGCGTTGGAGCCGCTCTTGGTGGCGATGTTGACGAACGAGCCGGCCGCACGGCCATACTCGGCGCGGTAGTTGCTGGTCTGCACCCGGAACTCGGCGATGGTGTCCAGGCTGCCCGTCAGCAGCCGGGCGCCGCGCTCGAAGCCGTTGGCCATGTACGGTTGGTCGACACGAGTCGCGTCGACGCCGTCAATGGCGAACTGGTTGTGAACCGTGTGCTGCCCGTTGAACGAAATGTCGGAGATGTAGTTGCTACGCGCCACCGCGCCCGGCGACAGCAGGCTGAACCGCGCATAGTCGCGGCCGTTGATTGGCAGGCCGACCACGTCGCTGTTGCTGAACGTGGCACCGGCTCCGTTGCTCGCATCGGACAGCGGGGTTTCGTCGGTCACCTGAATCACCTGTGTGGTGGCCCCCGGCGACAGCGTGAATTCGAGCCTCACCGTTTCGCCGACGTTCACTTTTACGTTGGGGCGTTCGGACGTCTGGAAGTTCGTCTGTGACGCGCTGACATCGTACGCGCCAATGGCGATATTGGCGATTGTGAATCGCCCTTCGTTGCCGGTGTTCACCTGACGTTTGTTGCCGTTGGCGGTGTTGGTAGCAGTCACCGTGGCGCCCGCGATGACCGCGCCGGAACTGTCCAGAACCTGGCCCACCAGGTTGCCGGCGGTTTGGGCGGTCGCGGTGCCCAGGCCCGCTCCGGCTAGCAGCAACACTGCCAGCAGTCTTCTGCGATTTGACTCTCTCATGAGAAGCCTCCTTGGATTTGAACTTGTTGTCTGTTCAGGCCGCGCAGCCTGGTGCGGCGAGCCAGACGGGTCTCGTGGCGGCAGGGCCTGAAGTACTGGCTGACGGGGCGTGCGGCGTGTCTGGGCCGCAGGCCTGGCGGCATATCTGAAAGCCCGTAACGGGACCACGCGGCGCGTCGGCGGAGACGCGCGGTTCAGAGCCGGTGCCCTGCTATTGGCAGGTGTCGCACCGGCCCGCCGGGTGGCCATCCTGGTCCCGGCCGGCGCAAAGCTCGCTCAGAGCCCGCAACAGGCGGGCCCGCGTGGCGGCTGCCTCGCTCAACAGGGCGGGGCCGGAGAGCACCACCGGCTCGGTGGTCTCTTCCACGACAAACAGACGTCGAAATGTTGTATGAAGCCCTTCGAGATCGCTCACCATGGAAGCGGCGAGAGCCTGCCAGGGACGGCACGGTCCACCGGATGACGTTTCCCCCGCCTCGGGCGTTGCCTTGCGGCGCAGCATCTCATCCAACGGGTTGGATACACCCGCCAGATAGGCCGCGCCGGAGCTCCTCAGGTCCTCGGCGTACCACGCGGCGAGCGCGTCCACCCGGCCACGGACATCCGGCGGCAGCGACGTCCACTGCGGTCCGCTGTAGCGTTCCGCCAGCCGCCGCAACGCTTTTGCCGTTGGCAGCACGGCGAAGTACGACTCACGCACGGCGTTGAGCTGGCGGTTCGCCGCGTCCATGCCATGAGCGTAGTCCCACAGTTCCTTGGCTAGCGGCGGGGTGGTGGAGTAGATCCGGGCCGGAGCAGGTGAAGCCGTCAACGGCACAGCCTCCAACATAGCCGCCGAAGCGTCGGCAATCTCGGTGTGCGCCAGCGGAATCGATTGGATCGCGCGGATCAACTCAAGCCGCCGCCCCGATGATTCGGCGATGGCCCGCACGCTGAGCCCGCCGTCGGCGCGCCGGATCTCCGGAATTTCATTGCGGTCCGCGCCGATACGGTGCAGCGCCTCGCGCACCGCAATCTCCGCTCGTTCCACCGCGAACTCCTGCGGCTCCTGTGGAGGACGAGCATGGGCGGCCGGCAGCGCCGCAGTGACGGCGGCCTCTGCGGCCTCCTCGCCGGCCCGCACTTCATACGAGATCTGCCGTACAGCGAGCCCCGATGCGTCGGAGAACTCGACGTGTTTCGCGATGGGCCGCCAATCCGCGCGCCGCACAATCAGCGACGCCGCCACAATCGTGTCGCGACCGGCCTCGGTGCGTAGCGTAATAGCATCCGGTGACTCCTCAATTGTGTCCTTCCGGCTTCCCAACCCATCGTGCCAGCGTTCAAACGCCTCGACGCCCATCGGATCGTCCCACGAAATCGGCCCGTCCTCCATCCGCGGCAACGCGAGTGTGTCACCTGGCAAGGACGCAAGTTGAGCCGTGGGCCGCCGGCCCGGCTGAATGGTGATCTCACGCTGCTGAACCCGCTGGCCGTACCGGATCTCCACCCGCTCGTGGATCACGCGCCGGTCGGCGCTGGAACCGGTCGACCGCGCCAGGCGCGCGCGCTGCAGGAACACGGCGGCCGTGATTCTTGGCGGTTCAGCCAGCGGCAGCAGCACCAGCAACAGGATGGTGCTCGCAGCCACGAAGACAGAGGCGTAGCGGGCACGATTCAACGCAAACGCCGTGATCATCTCCGCGGCCGCTCTGCGCAAGGTAGTAAACGGCCCGCTGTCGCGCCGTCCTGGCTGCTGCCGCGCCAACGCCGTCGCCAACCGCTGGCGGCCGCCTTCCGGCGGCGGATCCTGCGCGGCCAATTCCTTGTTGCGCCACGCGATGAGCTGAGTGATCGCCTGTTCCATCTGCCGCAGCCGCGCGCGGCACGACCAGCAGGCTTCGATGTGCGTGGTCGCCTCCTGCTGGCGGGCGGGAGGCACCTCGCCATCCAGCATTCGCAGCAGGAGTTCGTCGTCGAGGTGGGTGGGCACGCCGCTATTCATTCAGCACCTCGATCAACCGCCCCGTGGCCCGCTGCAATTGGTTGGCTACGGTCGAAATGGGCAACCCCAGCACTTGGGAGATTTCGCGGTAACGCAAGCCCTCCGCGCGCAGGTGCAGACAGCGCTGCTGTTGTTCCGGCAAAGCAAGCACGGCGGCCCGCACCCGGCGCAACGACTCTTCCTTCAGCATCTTCTCTTCGACTTCCAAGGGGCCCAGCGCTGCCCTCGCGTCCGCCAGCACCCGCAGGTCCTCGGCGCTCATCCGCACTTCCGCGTCGCGCCGCTTCAGCGACACCGCCAGATTGTGGGCAACACGAAAGAGCCAGGCGCGCACCGTCTCGGCGCGGATCTTCTCCTTGTTCGAATGCAGGCGCAGGAATGACTCCTGAACCACGTCTTCTGCCTCCTGCGAATTCAAACGAAGACACAACAGGTACCGGTGCAGCGGGTCGCGGATCTGGTCGTAGAGCTGCAGGATCGCCAGAGGAGATCCAGGCTCCGACGCCTGGTTCGTCGACTCCTCGCCGCCCGCGAAGGCAGACTCGGCGGAATTGAAACCAGCATCGGCGAACCATGTCATTCGTGGCGCCCCGCTTCCAGCATTCTGCTCATCCCCAGCACTTCTTCCAATACGCGCGAGCACGGCCTTTTTACAACCGTGTGTCAATAGATTCGCTGGATGCGGGCAAAGTTGCGCGGGCGGCGATGATTTCGCCCGTCATTCGCTGAAGGCGGAGGGACGCCCGCGCGAAATGTAGTGGAGCCAGCTAAATGTTGGAACCGGAAAGGATACTTCGCGGCGCGCCGCCGCTCACGCCTCATCCAGCACGCGCCGGACCCGGTTCACCAGTTCATCCACCGTAAACGGCTTCGGCAGAAACCGGGCGCCCGGCGACAGCAGGCCGCGGCGGATGGCCTGTTCCTCGGAGTGGCCCGAGATGTAGAGAACCTTCAGCCCAGGTACGCGGCCGCGGAGCGTTTCCGCCAGCGGGCCGCCTCCCGCATCCGGCAGATTCACGTCGGTGAGCAGAAGTTGGATGTGCGCCTCTGGACGTCCCGCGATCTCTTCCGCCTCCTTGCCGTTGGATGCCTCCAGTACCTGATAGCCGCGCTTGCGCAGGATTGTCGTGATGAGGCGGCGGATGCCCTCTTCGTCCTCGACCAGGAGGATCGTTTCCGTTCCGGCGGGCGTGGCTGCGGCGCTCACGGCAACCGCCTCTGGCGCTCCCTCAACGCGGGGCAGGCAGATAGTAAAAGTAGAGCCATGGTGCAACGTGCTCTTTACCCGAATGATACCGCCGCCTTGATTGACGATTCGCTGCACCGTCGCAAGGCCCAGGCCCGTGCCCCCTGCCTTCGTCGTGAAGAACGGTTCGAAGAGCCGCTGTTTGGCGGCCGCGTCCATGCCGCAGCCGTTGTCTCTCACCGTAATCACAGAGTATTGGCCGGCCTGCGCGTGGGATTCTTCCGGGTTCAGGGCGGCGCGCCGCGTCGAGATGTGGATCGTGCCACCACGGCCGCGCAGCGCGTCCCGCGCATTCAGGACGAGATTGACCAGCACCTGATCGATGCGGCCACGCTCCATCGAGACGAAGCCGGCGCGGGGTGAGAG is a window from the uncultured Paludibaculum sp. genome containing:
- a CDS encoding ATP-binding protein, encoding MAHERSPASGAVQPDVGPADASEVTLRTVFEAAPQAILMIDAKGTILQANRSAESMFSYTRAEMTGQPVQMLLPDPGYGANPDPRIHYFLSGDFSQPDRSGDFAGKRKNGAEFPVAVELRHTAWGGSPIVIAFISDSTQRKRLESRLIDVQRIEVAGHLVGGIVHDFNNLLTIVNGHNQLLLDHLPPFDPLRENAREILKAVERASSLVKELLSFNRRQCAPTQKATPLNGAIYDLVGMMRRLLPPDMTLTFRLSPRAGFVSMERGRIDQVLVNLVLNARDALRGRGGTIHISTRRAALNPEESHAQAGQYSVITVRDNGCGMDAAAKQRLFEPFFTTKAGGTGLGLATVQRIVNQGGGIIRVKSTLHHGSTFTICLPRVEGAPEAVAVSAAATPAGTETILLVEDEEGIRRLITTILRKRGYQVLEASNGKEAEEIAGRPEAHIQLLLTDVNLPDAGGGPLAETLRGRVPGLKVLYISGHSEEQAIRRGLLSPGARFLPKPFTVDELVNRVRRVLDEA